A window of Bdellovibrio svalbardensis genomic DNA:
GCCATATTGATGGAGGATTTCCATAACTTCACCTTTTTCCTAACTACTAGTAATTCAAGTTTTATTGAGTGCTATTTCACAGCGGTTTTAGCTGTGACCTTCTGACTGCAGCTTTAGCTGCAACTTTCTGATAGAGGCGTTGCAAAACCATTCCCGCCACCAAAAAGATCACAAACAAAATCGCACTTGGTGCCCCCGCTCCCAAAGAAGCCAAGCCCGGCCCAGGACAGAATCCTCCCAACGCCCAACCAAAACCAAAAAGCGCGCTGCCGACAATCAAGGGTTTGGTGATTTCACGAGATTGCGGAACATGGAATTTCATATCAAACAAAGGACTCTTACGACCGCGAATCAAACGATAAGCCAAAGCATGTACCGGAATCGCACCGATCATCACAAACATCAGTGATGGATCCCAGTCTTTGGTGAGCTGAAGGAAGCCAATGACTTTTTGAGGCTGAGTCATACCAGAGATCCCAAGTCCGATCGCAAATAAAAGTCCAACCACGAACGCTGCTAAAATTTGAAAATGTTTTTGTTGTTTCATAGATTATCCCAAAATCGCTTTCAATAAAGTTGCAGAAGCCATTCCGACCAGCATAAACACCAATGTTGCCACTAACGATCGAGGCGAAAATCTGGCAATGCCGCACACCCCGTGACCGCTGGTACAACCACTTCCCAGAACTGTCCCAAAACCCACAATCA
This region includes:
- a CDS encoding DUF6691 family protein, whose protein sequence is MKQQKHFQILAAFVVGLLFAIGLGISGMTQPQKVIGFLQLTKDWDPSLMFVMIGAIPVHALAYRLIRGRKSPLFDMKFHVPQSREITKPLIVGSALFGFGWALGGFCPGPGLASLGAGAPSAILFVIFLVAGMVLQRLYQKVAAKAAVRRSQLKPL